Proteins encoded by one window of Perca fluviatilis chromosome 13, GENO_Pfluv_1.0, whole genome shotgun sequence:
- the LOC120571888 gene encoding glyceraldehyde-3-phosphate dehydrogenase-like, whose product MVKIGINGFGRIGRLVTRAAAAGGKVEVVAINDPFIDLDYMVYMFKYDSTHGVWKHGEVKAEGGKLVIGNMHIMVFHERDPANIKWSDAGTDYVVESTGVFTTIEKASAHLNGGAKRVVISAPSADAPMFVMGVNQEKYDNSMKVVSNASCTTNCLAPIAKVINDNFGIVEGLMSTVHATTATQKTVDGPSGKLWRDGRGASQNIIPASTGAAKAVGKVIPELNGKLTGMAFRVPTPNVSVVDLTVRLQKPAKYDDIKKVMKAAAEGPMKGILGYTEDQVVSTDFNGDTHSSIFDAGAGIALNENFVKLVSWYDNEFGYSNRVCDLVQHMFSKE is encoded by the exons ATTTGGGCGTATCGGCCGTCTGGTGACCCGTGCCGCCGCCGCAGGAGGCAAGGTGGAGGTGGTGGCCATCAACGACCCCTTCATCGATCTGGACTACATG GTCTACATGTTCAAATACGACTCCACTCACGGTGTGTGGAAGCACGGAGAGGTGAAGGCCGAGGGAGGCAAGCTGGTCATCGGCAACATGCACATCATGGTCTTCCACGA GAGGGACCCCGCCAACATCAAGTGGAGCGACGCTGGCACGGACTATGTTGTTGAGTCCACCGGTGTGTTCACCACTATCGAAAAAGCCTCC GCTCACCTGAACGGCGGCGCTAAGAGGGTGGTGATCTCCGCTCCCAGCGCGGACGCTCCCATGTTCGTCATGGGCGTCAACCAGGAGAAGTACGACAACTCCATGAAGGTTGTCAG CAACGCTTCCTGCACAACCAACTGCCTGGCTCCGATCGCCAAGGTCATAAACGATAACTTTGGCATCGTTGAGGGTCTCATG AGCACCGTCCACGCCACCACCGCCACACAGAAGACCGTCGATGGCCCCTCTGGTAAGCTGTGGAGGGACGGACGCGGTGCCTCCCAGAACATCATCCCCGCCTCCACTGGAGCTGCCAAGGCCGTGGGCAAGGTCATCCCTGAACTGAACGG CAAACTGACCGGCATGGCTTTCCGTGTCCCCACCCCCAACGTCTCCGTCGTTGATCTGACTGTCCGTCTGCAGAAGCCC GCAAAGTATGACGACATCAAGAAAGTGATGAAGGCCGCTGCTGAAGGACCGATGAAGGGAATTCTGGGATACACAGAGGACCAG GTTGTGTCCACGGACTTCAACGGTGACACTCACTCCTCCATCTTTGACGCCGGCGCCGGCATCGCACTGAACGAGAACTTTGTCAAGCTGGTTTCATG gtaCGACAACGAGTTTGGCTACAGTAACCGTGTGTGCGACCTGGTCCAGCACATGTTCTCCAAGGAGTAA